From Nitrospira sp.:
GCCGATGCTTATATGGATTCCGTCCCGGTCGTCTGTTTCAGCGGACAAGTGCCGACCAGCTTAATTGGAAACGATGCATTTCAGGAAGCAGATAACATTGGGTTGAGTCGTCCCTGTACGAAGTACAATTTTCTTGTCAAAGACGTAAACGATTTGGCGAGTACGATCAAGGAAGCGTTTTACATTGCGACGACCGGTCGCCCTGGACCGGTTCTGGTCGATATTCCCAAAGATGTCTCGATGGATAAGGCGGAATTCACCTATCCGAATTCCGTGTCGATTCGTGGCTACAATCCGACTTACGAAGGGAATAAGTGGCAGATCAAGCAGGCAGCCGAAGCCATTATGAAGGCCAAGAAACCAATTCTCTACGTCGGCGGCGGGGTCGTGTTCTCAGGGGCTTCACAAGAACTGCTGGAATTGGCCGAGATGACGCAGATTCCGGTCGACATGACGCTGATGGGCCTCGGAGCGTTTCCGGGAGAACACCCGCTCTCCATGGGGATGCTAGGAATGCATGGGACCTATGAAGCCAATATGGCTATGCACTATTCCGATCTGGTGATCGCGATCGGCGCACGGTTTGATGACCGGGTGACGGGGAAGCCGTCGGAGTTTTGTCCTTACGCCAAAGTGATTCATGTTGATATCGACCCGACCTCCATTCGGAAGAACATCCATGTCGACATTCCGATCGTGGGCGACTGTAAGAACGTACTCCGCGAGTTGAATCAAATCTTGCGCGCCACGGTCAACGGTGAACAGAAAGAGCTTCGCAAGCCCTGGTGGGATCAAGTCCGAGAGTGGCAACAAGCGCATCCGCTGACCTATCACCAAGAGAAAGACGGACCGATCAAGCCACAGCAGGTGGTCAAGCGGTTATACGAGCTGACCAAGGATCGGGATCCGATTGTCTCGACGGATGTGGGTCAACATCAAATGTGGGCTGCACAGTATTTTAAATTGGCCAAGCCGAATCGATGGCTGACATCCGGGGGGCTTGGGACCATGGGTTTTGGGTTCCCAGCTGCCATGGGTGCACAGGCTGCGTTCCGGGATCGGTTGGTGCTCTGCATCGCCGGAGACGGCAGTATCCAGATGAACATGCAGGAAATGGCGACGGC
This genomic window contains:
- the ilvB gene encoding biosynthetic-type acetolactate synthase large subunit, which produces MKLTGAEIFIECLKREGVKTVFALPGGVVLKIFDTLHQQKDVEVILTRHEQGAGHMAEGYAKATGKAGVCLVTSGPGMTNVITALADAYMDSVPVVCFSGQVPTSLIGNDAFQEADNIGLSRPCTKYNFLVKDVNDLASTIKEAFYIATTGRPGPVLVDIPKDVSMDKAEFTYPNSVSIRGYNPTYEGNKWQIKQAAEAIMKAKKPILYVGGGVVFSGASQELLELAEMTQIPVDMTLMGLGAFPGEHPLSMGMLGMHGTYEANMAMHYSDLVIAIGARFDDRVTGKPSEFCPYAKVIHVDIDPTSIRKNIHVDIPIVGDCKNVLRELNQILRATVNGEQKELRKPWWDQVREWQQAHPLTYHQEKDGPIKPQQVVKRLYELTKDRDPIVSTDVGQHQMWAAQYFKLAKPNRWLTSGGLGTMGFGFPAAMGAQAAFRDRLVLCIAGDGSIQMNMQEMATAVVSKLPVKIIILNNGFHGMVRQWQDLFYEGRYASSYLDTTPDFVKLAEAYGAVGLRVKKVGDLDAVLKEALATDKPVIVDVPTYPFENCYPMIPAGGCNHEMILEDSPELKKKQSGSTKVTPEDKDTVLTA